A region from the Rhodamnia argentea isolate NSW1041297 chromosome 7, ASM2092103v1, whole genome shotgun sequence genome encodes:
- the LOC125315884 gene encoding rust resistance kinase Lr10-like, with protein sequence MSSYWISYDTLVILNCSTPVSSPFYITTGSCIKRPYSSNISSNWNLYALVNPKASYIMDFCTIHSWTWVSYDFGGEEQINSSSYNYNLIHNIMADGFGLRYYVDSGIKVFMCTFDFLSIYYGATGCRTNHINGLLFAIWTTLESTALLVYFCAAKFVIGMPLVAMFLIYKYRRRHFAMDKNVEEFLQAHNNFLPIRYSYSNIKKITGNFKHKLGEGGYGSVYKGMLRSGNEVAIKILKQSKAQGQDFINEMATIGRIHHVNIVQLIGFCFEGSKQALVYDLMPNGSLDKHIFTKECDKFLDYGKIYEIALGVAKGIEYLHRGCDMQILHFDIKPHNILLDKNFTPKVSDFGLAKLYPIDNSIVSMSAARGTLGYMAPELFYKSIGGVSYKSDVYSFGMLLMEMAGRRKNINANAERSSQVYFPLWVYDQVSEEESVEMEEVVEEEREVIKKMIIVALWCIQLNPNHRPPMNKVLGMLEGDIGTIQMPPKPLIYPPDEPVDDGKAEMEVETFSTSSSAPTTSAGFPLRDRNDV encoded by the exons ATGAGTAGCTACTGGATAAGCTACGATACGTTGGTCATCTTGAACTGCTCAACGCCGGTTAGTTCTCCATTCTACATCACTACCGGTTCGTGCATTAAGCGGCCATACTCTTCCAACATATCATCGAATTGGAACTTGTATGctttggtcaatccaaaagcaTCGTATATCATGGATTTTTGCACCATTCACAGTTGGACGTGGGTATCATATGATTTTGGGGGTGAAGAGCAGATAAATAGCAGCTCCTACAActacaacctaatccacaacatCATGGCTGATGGATTCGGTCTGCGCTATTATGTAGATTCAGGGATCAAAGTTTTCATGTGCACCTTTGATTTCTTGAGCATCTACTATGGTGCCACGGGTTGCAGAACCAATCACATAAATG GTCTGCTTTTTGCAATTTGGACAACTCTCGAATCTACAGCATTACTAG TGTATTTTTGTGCAGCGAAATTCGTAATTGGGATGCCATTGGTCGCCATGTTTCTAATCTACAAGTATAGAAGAAGGCACTTTGCAATGGACAAGAACGTCGAAGAATTTTTGCAAGCTCATAACAACTTTTTGCCGATAAGGTACTCGTACTcgaatatcaagaagatcacCGGAAATTTTAAGCACAAGCTGGGTGAAGGGGGTTATGGTTCTGTATACAAAGGAATGCTCAGAAGCGGCAATGAAGTGGCCATCAAGATTTTGAAGCAGTCCAAAGCCCAGGGCCAAGATTTTATCAATGAAATGGCTACTATTGGAAGAATTCACCATGTGAATATAGTGCAACTCATTGGTTTTTGCTTTGAAGGCTCGAAACAAGCTCTCGTGTATGATCTCATGCCAAATGGATCATTGGACAAGCACATCTTCACTAAGGAATGTGATAAGTTTCTTGATTACGGGAAAATATATGAGATCGCTCTTGGCGTGGCAAAGGGGATTGAATACTTACATCGGGGGTGTGACATGCAAATACTACATTTTGATATcaagcctcacaacattctttTAGACAAGAATTTCACTCCTAAAGTTTCTGATTTTGGACTCGCGAAACTTTATCCCATCGATAATAGCATAGTCTCGATGTCTGCCGCAAGAGGAACCTTGGGATATATGGCGCCCGAGTTGTTCTATAAGAGTATTGGTGGTGTATCTTATAAATCGGATGTCTATAGCTTCGGGATGTTGCTCATGGAAATGGCAGgtagaaggaaaaatataaatgcAAATGCGGAACGGTCAAGCCAAGTTTATTTTCCATTGTGGGTGTATGACCAAGTGAGTGAAGAAGAAAGTGTTGAAATGGAAGAAGTTGTTGAAGAGGAAAGGGAGGTGATAAAAAAGATGATAATAGTTGCACTTTGGTGTATACAATTAAACCCTAACCATCGGCCTCCAATGAATAAAGTCTTAGGAATGCTTGAAGGAGATATTGGTACTATTCAAATGCCTCCAAAACCTCTTATTTACCCACCAGATGAGCCAGTTGACGATGGCAAAGCCGAGATGGAAGTAGAAACATTCTCAACTTCATCAAGCGCTCCCACA